The Thermus oshimai DSM 12092 genomic interval GGCAGACGATCACCGGGTCCGAGCCCCCGAGCTCCAGGGTCACCCGCTTGAAATCGGGCACGGAGAGCTCGAGGATCCGCCGGCCCGTGGCCGTCTCCCCCGTAAAGGCCACCCGGCGCACGTCGGGGTGGCGGACCAAGGCCTCCCCCACCACCCTTCCCGGCCCGGTCACCAGGTTGAGCACCCCTGGGGGGAGGCCCGCCTGGTTCAGGTACCCCACCACCTTGAGGGCGGCCAGGGGGGTGGTGCTGGCGGGCTTGACCACCACGGTGTTGCCCGCCACCAGGGCCGGGCCGATCTTGGTGCCCATGAGGGTGAGGGGGAAGTTCCAGGGCACGATGGCCGCCACCACCCCCATGGGCCGCTTGACCACCAGCCCGTAGGCGGGGCCGAAGCGGGAGGGGAGGGGCTGGTAGGCCCCGCGGACCTTGGTGGCCAGGTCCGCATAGTAGGCCAGGCCATGAAGCAGGTGGTCGAACTCCCCCTGGGCCTCGTGAAGGGGTTTGCCCTGTTCCAGGGTTAGGGTCTGGATGATCTCCTCCCGGTGGGCCTTCAGGAGCTCGATCCCCTTGCGCAGGATCTCGCCCCGTTCCTCGAAGTCCCGGCGGGACCAGTCCCCGAAGGCCTCCTTGGCGGCCCGGACCGCCTCCTCCACATCCTCGGGTCCCCCCAGGGGAACGGTGTCCACCGGTTCCTCCGTGGCCGGGTTGAACACCGTGTAGGTGGCTCCGCTCCGGGCCCCCCTCCATTCGCCTCCGATGAACATCTGGGCCATCTTCCCACCTCCAGTCCCTCGGAGTTTATCTGACCGGTTGGAAAAAGTCAACCCATCGGGGTTGGGGTGGGGGACGGCTTGACAGGAGTTTATCTGACCGGTTAGACTAACCATCGTAGGGGCAAAAGTCCCTTCCAGGAGGTGAAGCGGCTATGGATCGCCAGCGGCGCCGGTTTTTGAAGCAAGGCGTGGCCCTGAGCTTGGGCCTGGCCCTGGGGCGGGCCCGAGCCCAGCGGGAGGCCCTGCGCGTAGGGGTCGTCCTGCCCTACTCCGGGGTGTACGCCCAGCTGGGGGAGGACATCACCAACGGGATGCTCCTTTACTTCGAGGAGGTCCGCAACCAGGCCGGGGGCCGGCCCATCCAGCTCGTCCGGGAGGACGAGACCGCCGACCCCACCGTGGCCCTGAGGAAGGTGACCAAGTTGGTGGAGCAGGACCGGGTGGACCTGCTCACGGGCTTGGTGAGCACCGCCTCCGCCTACGCGGTGAGGGACTACGTCCACAGCACGCGCAACATCCTCGTCGTGAGCAACGCCGGGGGCAACGCTCTCACCCG includes:
- a CDS encoding aldehyde dehydrogenase family protein → MFIGGEWRGARSGATYTVFNPATEEPVDTVPLGGPEDVEEAVRAAKEAFGDWSRRDFEERGEILRKGIELLKAHREEIIQTLTLEQGKPLHEAQGEFDHLLHGLAYYADLATKVRGAYQPLPSRFGPAYGLVVKRPMGVVAAIVPWNFPLTLMGTKIGPALVAGNTVVVKPASTTPLAALKVVGYLNQAGLPPGVLNLVTGPGRVVGEALVRHPDVRRVAFTGETATGRRILELSVPDFKRVTLELGGSDPVIVCPDADLDKAVRGILIGRFWNAGQACLAAKRVYVFEEVYDAFLERLLAGVARYEPGEGWVKAERPRIRMGPLHTEKQRAEVQSQLEDALARGGKLLYGGRAPEGRERGHFFLPTVVADPDHDSRVVREETFGPLLPVWKVRDLDEAIRLANDSIYGLGSSIWTYNVKWIHRAAQEIEAGMTWVNQIHYGYDELPFGGVKQSGYGKEHGLEALEYYFETKSVVIGDLGG